GCGTAAGGAACGGAAACTATCGCGGCGGCGATCGATACGGTCAACAATGCGCGTGATGCGATTTTCCTAAAAATCATGAATATACTTCCTCCTGCCGTGAACATAGAAAATGTGGGTTTTGCCTCATAAGAGGCAAAACCCACGGAATCGCTATCGATGATTACTCCGAGATGAATTCAACCGCCAGCATGAACCGCTTCACCATCGCCGCCACTTCGGCCCGCGTCGCATGGCTTCCTGCAGCGATCATCCCTTCCGGCGTACCGTTCATGATCGCGAGCTGCACCATTTCCGCCAGCGCAGCCGCATCCCATACGCTTTGCTCGCTGTCCGCGAACTTCGAGCGAAGCGTCGCTTCCGCGTCGGCCGCCTCCGTCGGCATCCCTGCGAAGTCGAGCGCTCTGGACAGAAGCACGGCCGCTTCTTGGCGCGTGATCCGCTGCTCGGGCTTGAAGGTGCCGTCCTCGTAGCCTGTGATCAAGCCGGAATCGAACGCCGCTCCTACGACGCCTGCGAACCAATCGTTCGCTTCGACATCCGCGAACTTGCCGACGGCCGCCGACGCGTTCTCTTCCACGCCCAGCGCTCTCATCAGGATCGCCGCAAACTCGGCGCGCGTGATGTTCGCTTCCGGGCGGAACAAGGTTTCGGTTTGACCGTTCACGATAAACTTCGACGCCAGCAATTCGATCTCGTCCTGCGCCCAGAAATTCTGGATGTCGTCGAACGACTTATAGCTTTCGACGACCGTGTAGATCGAAGAGCCTTTCCGTTTGAGCACCGCGATCGTATTGCCGTCCTCCGTAACGACTTGCGTCGGTACGTGCATAAACTCGCCGGTTTCCGGGTTGTAGTAAACGCCCGTCAAGTACCCGTTTCCGGTCAGGTTGTCGTCGCTCACTGCGACCGAGCGGCTCAAGTATTCGCCTGTTCTGCTGAGGACGACCGTTTGATCGCCTACTTGAATTTCGATCGCGAAGTCGACCGGAGCGGATACCATCGCAGCGCCGTCGCCTTCCAGCGCAGATTCCAACTCGCCCGCCGTTTCGCCTTCCACCGCTGCAATCTTGATCGAGAATGAGACGTTCTCGTCCGCCGCGTTCGCGATACCCGCTTGCGCCAGCGCCGAGCCGATCGACTCCATGCTCAATACGGCCGCAGGCACCTGGAACGAACCAATCGGACTTTGCACCTCAAGATAATTCTGAGTCGAACCGGCCAAGATTTCCTGGATCAAATCGTTCGAAACCGGCACGGTGACTTCCGACACTTCGGAGCCGTCCTCCGGGATCGCTCTGATCGCGAACACTTGCGGCTTGGTTCTGTCGGCGGTTTCCATAGACCTTCTGATGTCTTCCAAAGAAACCGTCACTGCGACTTTGGCTTTGCCGTTGGCATCCTTCGTCACGTTCAACACCGCCGGCACCTGCGTCAATACCGCGCCGGCCGGCGCGCTTACGGCAGGCGTGTTCCCGCTGTTGCCCGGGGTGCCGTTGTTGCCGTTGTTGCCGTTGTTGCCGTTGTTGCCGTTGTTGCCGTTGTTGCCGCCATTACCGCCGCTGCTTCCGTTTTCGCCCGGAAGCGGCTGCCCTTTCAGGTCGACGATTCGGCCTTCCGTACCGATCGTTACAGCCCCGACGCGGTTCAAATGCTCGATGAACACTTCATAGTCCGGCATGAACAGCTGGTACTGACGCCCCGCGTTCTTCGCCTGCTTCAGCGAGTAATAGAAGTCCCCGCCGTCCGCCATGAACGAGTTCGTTCCGAGCATGTAGTACGCGTTCCGGTCGATCGCGATGTACTCGCCGTCGGCGTTCCTAATCAGCACCTGACGAATGCGCTCGCCGTTCGACGTAATCGTTCCCGCCGTTTGGTCGATTGTTTGCGCCGCCTTCGTCGAATCGTAGTAGAACTTCATTCCCGAGACGTGCGGGAAGCCGCCGTACTCCGCCGTTCCTGCGACATTCGCTCGAGACACGCCGTTCTCCAGCGCGAGAATGAGCTCCGCGCCCGTCACCTTCACGGCCACGAGACTGTTATCGTACGGCATCACGGTTTTGACTTGCCCCATCGTAATGTCGCCCGCCGGAATGCCCGTGCGGATGCCTCCGCCGTTCTGAATCGCGACATACCCTTTGATCTCCGCCAACTCTGCCGGCGGCAGAAGCGCGTTGATCTTCTGTCTCATCGCCGCGACGATGCCGTCGGCGATCAGGTTGCCGAGGTTCGTTTCTTCCTTGCGCACCAGACGCGTCTTCGAACCGTCCGCATTCGTCCGCTCGTATACGAGCTCGACGTTCGTTCTGCCGACGACTTTCTGCATCATCGCGTCCACCTGAGCTTTGTACGCCGCCAGCTTCTCCTTCGCGGCCGGATCTTCCGCTTTGTCCGCTACCGACACCAATTGCCCTTGCCATGTCTTCAGCACGCCTTTGTCGTCGAACGTCGCGTCGAGCAAGCCGATGTTCGCGCCGTACTCGCCCGTCTGCACGATGACCGTAGGCTCTTCGCCCGCGTTGTTCACGACCGGTTGCGTCAACGTCGTGTGGCTGTGTCCGCCGACGATGATGTCGATGCCTTCGACCTCGTCCGCAAGCCGCTGATCGAACTCGTAGCCGATATGCGTGAGCGCCACGATTTTGTTCACGTCCTTCGCCTTCAACGCGGCTACGGCCGATTTCGCCTTATCGATGTAATTCTGGAATTGAATCGTTTCGCCAGGCGACGAGATGCCTCTCGTCTCTTCCGTCGTCAAGCCGAACACGCCGACCCTCTCGCCGTATACGTCGAGCACGACGGACGGATAAATATGGCCGTCCGCGATCGCGCTGCCGCTGCCGCCGATTTCGTTCTTGTACATCGCGGACAAGCCGGCGTTCGCGCTGTAATCGATATTCGCGCTCACGATCGGGAACTTCGCCGCTTTAATGAACCGCTCCAGCGCGGCCGGACCTTTGTCGAACTCATGGTTGCCCGGCACCATCGCGTCGTAGCCGGCCATGTTCATGAATTCTAGATCCGCCATGCCCTCGAACTCCGTGAAATACAGCGTTCCGGAGAACACGTCCCCTGCGTCGAGCAGGATCGAGTTGTTCGTGCGCAGCTCGTTGATCGCCGTAATCCGCTTCGGCACATTATCGAGCCGCGCATGCGTATCGTTCGTATGGAGAACGCGCAGCTCGAAGTCGCCGGACTTCGCAATCAATTGCAAATCTTCCGCGTAACGGACGCGGATTCGATTGCCTTCGCTGTAAACGGTCTGGATACCCGCCGCGGAGATCGTATCCCCGACTCGGAATCGTCCCGTATCCAGCGGCAAATAGCCGTCCACGAAAATTCTTGCGGTATGGGCGCCGTCGCTCAGCAGGAAGTAACTTCCCGATTCGTTGATTTCGACGATCTTGCCGACCGTTTTCACCAATTGCCCTACATACGTTCCATCGTTCGCTTCTTTGACCGTAACGGATCTCGGAGCTAACGGTTGTCCCGGACCGATATACAGGATTTCCATGTCCGAGCTTTGATAAGCCAATTCCAGTTCGCCTTCGAAATCCTTCACGCCGCCCGTCGCGATGACGCGCGCGCCTTCCGGCAGTTCGCGTCCTTGCGTGCCGAAAAGCGAAATGCCGCCGGTCGCGTCTTGGACATACACCGTATCGAAGAACATGTTCGTCGGCGCGGTGACGACGCCTTCTACCGTATAAATATCGCCTTCCTTGGCGTTCGCGCGAATTTCCGCTACGGTTTTGATCCGGTCGTAATCCGCCAGCCAATCGATGAGCCGAAGCGTGAAAGCCGTATTGCTCACGTCGTTCGGAATTTCGTAATCGGAGTAGAAGTGGCGTCCGGAAACGATGATTTTCCCGCTGCCGACTTTCTCTTTCGCGATCAGAGGAATTTGGTCGCCGTTCGGACCCGAAGTTTGGTCCTCATCGTTTTCGCCGCCGATGGCCGCGTTATACGTGTAGAACCCTTCCTTCACGTTGAAGTTGTAAGATTCTTTGTTGCCTGCCACAAGAATCTCCAACTCGGAAGACGGGTCGTTCGTCAACGCCTTATACGTCTTCGAATCCCCGTTCTTCTCCCAGCCGACCAAAGAGCTGCCGCTGAAATAACGAATCGCTTCGACGCCGCTGTTTAATCCGCTCGGCGCGGCAGGGATCGTTCTCGCATAGACGGACCATTTCATGCCGCCGCTGAAATTGCTCGACGTGTTCGGCTCGTACACGTTGTCGTTGTTGACATGAATTTTGGAGCCGAGCTTCTCGAGAAGCGGATTGACATAAGCCGTATTATCGAAGCCGAAGTTCGATTTCGAGGAAAGCATCAGCGAGCCGCCCGCTTTGACCCAGGCGCTGATCGCTTCCATTTCCGCATCGGTCAAGTACTTCCCGCCGTCCGGCGAATTGATGACAAGTATGTCGTATCCGGCCAATTTTTCGCTCGTAAAGGCGGATTCGTTGAATTCGGCCTTATAGCCGTAACGACGCATCAATTCCATGAAGTCCAGCATCGTGCCGGGGACGTCCGCATTGTTATGGAACTTGTCGACCAACACCTTTTTGCCGTTGGAAGCGACCACATTCACCGTGCGGTTCATTTCCGTAACGGTCGTGATGCCCGGCTTCTCGGTCAATTTCGCGATGATCGACGTTTGGCCCGAAGCCGCAGGCGTCCAATCCACCGTCACTTTTCCGGTTTTATTCGGAGCGACATAGCTCAAAGTTCCGGTACCGATCAAATGCTCCGGCGCAACCTTACCTTGGTAGAAGTTCACTTCCAGATCGGTGACCGGGCGCACGCCCATGTTCGAGATCGATGCCGTGACTTTGCTGACCGAACCCGGCAGCGCAGGAGACGGATTGATTTCCAGGTTCGTCAATTTGACGTCCATTTCCCCGCCCGCTACGAAAATCGGGCTCGCCGTCGTCCACTTGTTGTCCTTGTGAACGATTTTCACCACATACCAGCTTGCGCCCGTGCCCGTCGTGACCTTCGGCGACCAGGCCGCCTCCGTCTGACCGCCCACCTGCTGCGTTTGAAGCAGTACGCCGCCGTTCGTGTACAACTCGATCTTATCGATCGGGTTGTCGGCGTCTTTCGCCCAAATATCGAAAGAAAGTTCCGTACCCGGAGCTACGTCAAGGACGCTGCCCATCCAGTAGCCGTTCGCTTTCACGCGAAGCTGCGTGTCCCTCGCTTCCGTCGAATAAATTCTGCGGTTTTTAATGGCTTCCATGAAAGCTTCTTGCGTCAAATCTTCCGCGATGACGGCCGTCAAGTTATCCGGCTCGCCCCAGTTCGCGGAATGGTTGTCCTGCGCGTTGTTCGCGCCGACATGCCATCCGTTGTCCAGCGCTTTAAAATAATGCTCTTCCGAGCGCGCATAGCTGTATGGCGGCGCGCCGTTGCCGACTTCGATCATCGTCATGACGTGGTCGATTTCCGGCACGTACGACAAATCGTTGAAGGAATCGTTCGGCCAGTTCGGATGGTTGAAGGCGGCGAATACGCCCTCTTGCTTCGTCAACCAGTTATAAAACTCATCCAAAGCCGCGACCGTCGTTCTTTCCACGTAATTGTTCGTATTGAACACGTTGGCGTGGCCGATGTTGCTGAAGGTCATTTCGAAGCCGCGCATCGCGAGGAAGTCGTCGTGCTGCGCATTGAACGCCTCGATCTGTTCCTTCGTTTGGTACCATTCCGAACCGACTTTTTCTTGGAACTCTTTCTTGTCCGTAATATATTCGTCGCCGTTCAGCTGGTTCGAGTGATCCGTTACCATCAAGAAATCCAAGCCTTGCGCGTACGCATGCTGGAACGCTTCCGCCGGAGTGCCTTTGCCGTCGGAGTACGACGTATGCGCATGAGGAACGCCGAAATAGAAGTTGTA
The DNA window shown above is from Paenibacillus sp. and carries:
- a CDS encoding CehA/McbA family metallohydrolase produces the protein MNPAHWTKLKKWTSLCLALLMLLGVLPPLNNVPRAEAASSDLFISEYIEGSSSNKAIEIYNGTGEDVVLDGYTLVNFTNGASQDPNDGKNFSYVHLTGTLSSGDVFVVANSSANQAIRDQADLTGNSFFYGFNGDDSVVLFKNFNPDTRQGTIIDAFGKIGQDPGAAWGTGEYVTADRTLVRKSSVTAGDANPNDDFDPAAEWDSHPQDTFTHLGSHTMDGYVPPETPATSNPTPMNITFRADNDSVIGESNAVEANSVVTVTYGEGAVTTTADALGGFVVASIPTDEPITVTAQTYGKTPSAPITLHAAQTTAFPDATKITFTVDSEGKGTVYGLADAAIASVNQTIVSVYNNDPSSGGAKLTNAVDGKDFVLAQTNGSFTFQIDNAASLTHVYIVQTTWSQNGRNLPSGAVPVAKSDGPALSTIASVRADVNNEAGTVADPNRIYTIEGTVTIDNNVIGGTSSNFFMQDETGGINVYNGVAHGLTILKGDKVRVSGRILVFNGLTEIIPTKVEKIAGGSLPTPVQKTVEELTTPATAEPIEGTLVTVKAKVSSVPATPAGGGYNVVVVDDASRSLTYRVMTGTNIDMTTLNVGSTYTLTGILGQYDNSSPYTAGYQLFPRSAEDIVEEPEIPEEQVPLIYQVHPAKMSSTKNTKPVISGKVEKTAQDLDLATFKLSIDGAEIAGVTPDENGSFSYTPAADLAYGEHKLTIEIADVTGSKNTLSHYFYIQKDLGDEGYNFYFGVPHAHTSYSDGKGTPAEAFQHAYAQGLDFLMVTDHSNQLNGDEYITDKKEFQEKVGSEWYQTKEQIEAFNAQHDDFLAMRGFEMTFSNIGHANVFNTNNYVERTTVAALDEFYNWLTKQEGVFAAFNHPNWPNDSFNDLSYVPEIDHVMTMIEVGNGAPPYSYARSEEHYFKALDNGWHVGANNAQDNHSANWGEPDNLTAVIAEDLTQEAFMEAIKNRRIYSTEARDTQLRVKANGYWMGSVLDVAPGTELSFDIWAKDADNPIDKIELYTNGGVLLQTQQVGGQTEAAWSPKVTTGTGASWYVVKIVHKDNKWTTASPIFVAGGEMDVKLTNLEINPSPALPGSVSKVTASISNMGVRPVTDLEVNFYQGKVAPEHLIGTGTLSYVAPNKTGKVTVDWTPAASGQTSIIAKLTEKPGITTVTEMNRTVNVVASNGKKVLVDKFHNNADVPGTMLDFMELMRRYGYKAEFNESAFTSEKLAGYDILVINSPDGGKYLTDAEMEAISAWVKAGGSLMLSSKSNFGFDNTAYVNPLLEKLGSKIHVNNDNVYEPNTSSNFSGGMKWSVYARTIPAAPSGLNSGVEAIRYFSGSSLVGWEKNGDSKTYKALTNDPSSELEILVAGNKESYNFNVKEGFYTYNAAIGGENDEDQTSGPNGDQIPLIAKEKVGSGKIIVSGRHFYSDYEIPNDVSNTAFTLRLIDWLADYDRIKTVAEIRANAKEGDIYTVEGVVTAPTNMFFDTVYVQDATGGISLFGTQGRELPEGARVIATGGVKDFEGELELAYQSSDMEILYIGPGQPLAPRSVTVKEANDGTYVGQLVKTVGKIVEINESGSYFLLSDGAHTARIFVDGYLPLDTGRFRVGDTISAAGIQTVYSEGNRIRVRYAEDLQLIAKSGDFELRVLHTNDTHARLDNVPKRITAINELRTNNSILLDAGDVFSGTLYFTEFEGMADLEFMNMAGYDAMVPGNHEFDKGPAALERFIKAAKFPIVSANIDYSANAGLSAMYKNEIGGSGSAIADGHIYPSVVLDVYGERVGVFGLTTEETRGISSPGETIQFQNYIDKAKSAVAALKAKDVNKIVALTHIGYEFDQRLADEVEGIDIIVGGHSHTTLTQPVVNNAGEEPTVIVQTGEYGANIGLLDATFDDKGVLKTWQGQLVSVADKAEDPAAKEKLAAYKAQVDAMMQKVVGRTNVELVYERTNADGSKTRLVRKEETNLGNLIADGIVAAMRQKINALLPPAELAEIKGYVAIQNGGGIRTGIPAGDITMGQVKTVMPYDNSLVAVKVTGAELILALENGVSRANVAGTAEYGGFPHVSGMKFYYDSTKAAQTIDQTAGTITSNGERIRQVLIRNADGEYIAIDRNAYYMLGTNSFMADGGDFYYSLKQAKNAGRQYQLFMPDYEVFIEHLNRVGAVTIGTEGRIVDLKGQPLPGENGSSGGNGGNNGNNGNNGNNGNNGNNGTPGNSGNTPAVSAPAGAVLTQVPAVLNVTKDANGKAKVAVTVSLEDIRRSMETADRTKPQVFAIRAIPEDGSEVSEVTVPVSNDLIQEILAGSTQNYLEVQSPIGSFQVPAAVLSMESIGSALAQAGIANAADENVSFSIKIAAVEGETAGELESALEGDGAAMVSAPVDFAIEIQVGDQTVVLSRTGEYLSRSVAVSDDNLTGNGYLTGVYYNPETGEFMHVPTQVVTEDGNTIAVLKRKGSSIYTVVESYKSFDDIQNFWAQDEIELLASKFIVNGQTETLFRPEANITRAEFAAILMRALGVEENASAAVGKFADVEANDWFAGVVGAAFDSGLITGYEDGTFKPEQRITRQEAAVLLSRALDFAGMPTEAADAEATLRSKFADSEQSVWDAAALAEMVQLAIMNGTPEGMIAAGSHATRAEVAAMVKRFMLAVEFISE